The following are encoded in a window of Syngnathoides biaculeatus isolate LvHL_M chromosome 3, ASM1980259v1, whole genome shotgun sequence genomic DNA:
- the LOC133498431 gene encoding CD151 antigen-like isoform X1, producing the protein MGAHEEKKETCGTICLKYLLITFNFLFWLAGGVVMAVGVWTLLEKSDYISLLPSMTYAASAYILVLAGAIVMVTGVLGCCATFKEQRRLLRVYFVLLLCIFLLEILAGVLAYIYYRQLNEELKQNLRVTMMQKYEQKTQEHVTSAVDKLQQEFKCCGSNNSSDWAESVWIRSNDGNGRVVPDSCCKTPSELCGRGEHPSNIYKVEGGCISKLETFIQDHLKIIGAVGVGIACVQIIGMVFTCCLYRRLKSEPY; encoded by the exons aTGGGTGCACATGAAGAGAAGAAAGAAACATGTGGAACCATCTGCTTGAAATACCTACTGATCACATTCAATTTCCTCTTTTGG CTTGCAGGGGGCGTTGTTATGGCTGTGGGTGTTTGGACTTTGCTTGAAAAGAGCGACTACATCAGCCTTCTCCCCTCCATGACATATGCTGCCTCTGCCTACATATTGGTCCTCGCTGGAGCCATTGTCATGGTAACAGGCGTGCTGGGATGCTGTGCCACCTTCAAGGAGCAGAGGAGGCTACTGCGAGTG TATTTTGTCCTGCTGCTGTGTATTTTCCTGTTGGAGATCCTTGCTGGCGTTCTGGCCTATATCTACTATCGGCAG TTAAATGAGGAGCTGAAGCAGAACCTGAGGGTGACCATGATGCAGAAGTATGAACAGAAGACTCAGGAACATGTTACCAGTGCTGTGGATAAGCTGCAACAGGAG TTCAAGTGCTGTGGGAGCAACAATTCATCTGACTGGGCCGAAAGTGTTTGGATCCGCTCCaatgatggaaatggcaggGTGGTCCCTGACAGCTGCTGCAAGACTCCATCTGAGCTGTGTGGACGTGGGGAGCACCCCTCCAACATCTACAAGGTTGAG GGTGGCTGTATTTCAAAATTGGAGACATTCATCCAGGACCACCTGAAGATCATTGGAGCAGTGGGTGTTGGGATTGCCTGTGTCCAA ataatagggatggtgtttacATGCTGCCTGTACCGGCGTCTCAAATCAGAGCCGTActaa
- the LOC133498430 gene encoding uncharacterized protein LOC133498430, which translates to MGRDRTNWPIQDPAGKTRRRPDRRKVDRLPEDQACPIRVGSLTSSTSVSYSPPASTRTSSPGRSKYTNRYEGTRLAIYPGPPRGGQRRRPGRALPGVSRCAATKTQSSHSSPVTVRPADPQLVARLPAQREEVPPNHEAFRRELRAEIERQSAELAALTAQVRQGLAIQPSYVDVAMATDSLVRQAHVSVSTDSPPARVHVAVETDPPPCQVHAIVGTDSSSQVNAAVGTDSPLQVHVAVLAVPSRVHAAVGTDPLPRHAHVSVSTDSPPTQVHVALETDSPPSHAHVAVSTDAVQAQWQCGPTRRRLTLLSRRWRRLHSRFSSVLWSGSGDWSADAPHSCSVGDGHALTFLSRRWRQFPSRLTLPSRRRWSW; encoded by the exons atgggacgtgacagaacgaactggccaatacaggacccagcaggaaagacccggcgtcgcccggaccgacgcaaggtagaccgtctgccggaggaccaagcctgcccaatccgggtaggctccctgacgtcctccacttccgtgtcttactctccgccagcgag cacccgaacgtcttcacccggtagatcaaagtacaccaatcggtacgagggaacccgattggccatctacccgggacctccgcggggcggccagaggagacgccccggccgggcgcttcctggtgtctctcgctgcgcggccacgaagacacagtcctcccactcctcgccggtaacggtgagaccggcagacccgcagctggtggcgaggcttccagcccagagggaggaggtgccgccaaatcacgaggcgttccgccgcgaactgcgggctgagattgagcggcagagcgcggaattggcggctctcacggcccaggtccggcaaggattggcaaTCCAGCCGAGCTACGTTGACGTCGCAatggcgacggactcgctggtGAGGCaggcccacgtgtcagtttcgactgactctccgcctgctcgggttcatgttgccgtggaaaccgacccgcccccttgccaagtgcacgccatagtgggaacggactcgtcatctcaagtgaacgctgcagtcggaacggactcgccacttcaagtgcacgtcgcagttttggctgttccgagcagagttcacgcggcagtcggaactgacccgctcccgagacacgcccacgtgtcagtttcgactgactctccgcctactcaggttcacgttgccctggaaacggattcgccaccgagCCATgcccacgttgccgtttcaacggatgcagtgcaagctcagTGGCAGTGTGGACCGACccgacgccgcctcacgttgctgtccaggaggtggcgacgtctccacagccgcttctcgtccgtgctctggagtggcagtggcgactggtccgcggacgctccacactcctgctctgtcggcgacgggcacgccctcacgttcctgtccaggaggtggcgacagttccccagccgcctcacgctcccgtccaggaggaggtggagttggtga
- the LOC133498431 gene encoding CD151 antigen-like isoform X2 encodes MAVGVWTLLEKSDYISLLPSMTYAASAYILVLAGAIVMVTGVLGCCATFKEQRRLLRVYFVLLLCIFLLEILAGVLAYIYYRQLNEELKQNLRVTMMQKYEQKTQEHVTSAVDKLQQEFKCCGSNNSSDWAESVWIRSNDGNGRVVPDSCCKTPSELCGRGEHPSNIYKVEGGCISKLETFIQDHLKIIGAVGVGIACVQIIGMVFTCCLYRRLKSEPY; translated from the exons ATGGCTGTGGGTGTTTGGACTTTGCTTGAAAAGAGCGACTACATCAGCCTTCTCCCCTCCATGACATATGCTGCCTCTGCCTACATATTGGTCCTCGCTGGAGCCATTGTCATGGTAACAGGCGTGCTGGGATGCTGTGCCACCTTCAAGGAGCAGAGGAGGCTACTGCGAGTG TATTTTGTCCTGCTGCTGTGTATTTTCCTGTTGGAGATCCTTGCTGGCGTTCTGGCCTATATCTACTATCGGCAG TTAAATGAGGAGCTGAAGCAGAACCTGAGGGTGACCATGATGCAGAAGTATGAACAGAAGACTCAGGAACATGTTACCAGTGCTGTGGATAAGCTGCAACAGGAG TTCAAGTGCTGTGGGAGCAACAATTCATCTGACTGGGCCGAAAGTGTTTGGATCCGCTCCaatgatggaaatggcaggGTGGTCCCTGACAGCTGCTGCAAGACTCCATCTGAGCTGTGTGGACGTGGGGAGCACCCCTCCAACATCTACAAGGTTGAG GGTGGCTGTATTTCAAAATTGGAGACATTCATCCAGGACCACCTGAAGATCATTGGAGCAGTGGGTGTTGGGATTGCCTGTGTCCAA ataatagggatggtgtttacATGCTGCCTGTACCGGCGTCTCAAATCAGAGCCGTActaa
- the LOC133498432 gene encoding transmembrane protein 138-like, with the protein MEISAALDPLCNQNPPGQPAYVTEKLQPTNYSLILLIQLSLLSFDLFVNSFSELLRDEQAVQLVLFVIQDIGILFNLIIIILMLFNTYVFQVGLVAILLERFRALLLLSTLYLTFSVTLHSWFMNLRWLNTNRFIWTDGLLVLFLLQRAASVLYYYFYKRTSEYLGDPRLYEDSPWLREVFAHDRQ; encoded by the exons ATGGAGATCAGCGCAGCCTTGGATCCATTGTGCAATCAGAATCCGCCTGGGCAGCCAGCCTATGTGACGGAGAAGCTCCAACCCACAAATTACTCACTGATTTTACTTATTCAGCTCAGCCTGCTCTCCTTTGACCTGTTCGTCAACTCATTCAGTGAGCTGCTGAGAGATGAACAAGCAGTCCAGCTGGTACTTTTCGT AATTCAGGACATTGGGATCTTGTTCAACCTCATCATCATTATCTTGATGCTGTTTAACACCTACGTGTTCCAGGTTGGTCTGGTAGCCATATTGCTGGAGAGATTTAGAGCTTTACTCCTGCTCTCCACACTCTATTTGACCTTCAGTGTAACACtccattcctggttcatg AATCTCCGATGGCTAAATACCAACCGATTTATTTGGACAGATGGCCTTCTGGTGTTGTTTTTGCTCCAAAGAGCCG CTTCTGTGTTGTACTACTACTTCTACAAGAGGACCTCGGAGTATTTGGGTGACCCCCGCCTCTATGAGGATTCACCATGGCTGCGAGAGGTCTTTGCACATGACAGGCAGTGA